Proteins encoded in a region of the Planococcus shixiaomingii genome:
- the argS gene encoding arginine--tRNA ligase translates to MNAVEKVQHTIKQVISDAVQKAELSAEPVAVQLESPKDKANGDYATNIAMQLTKLAKKPPRAIAEAIVSNLDKEAANIENVEIAGPGFINITIKKDYLQEVVKTVLEQQAEYGRTNSGGGERIQVEFVSANPTGDLHLGHARGSSVGDSLCNVLDLAGYDVSREYYINDAGNQINNLALSIEARYFEELGHPDSMPEDGYRGQDIKDIAKDLVAEHGDKFVHMTHEERYEAFRKHGLKVELAKLQKDLADFRVEFDEWFSETSLYEKGEIEIALNKLRANGHIYEEDGATWFRSTTFGDDKDRVLIKNDGTFTYLLPDIAYHEDKLSRGFDKLINIWGADHHGYIPRMKAAIEALGYDRDTLEVSIIQMVQLYKDGEKMKMSKRTGKAVTMRELVELVGLDAVRYFFAMRSGDSHMDFDLDLAVSQSNENPVYYSQYAHARICSILRQAESQGFTASTGNLNLLTSEKEIDVLKKIGDFPQVIADAAKLRAPHRVTTYIQDLASHFHSFYNANKVLDASNEDLTRARIALITAVKVTLANALKTVGVAAPEKM, encoded by the coding sequence ATGAATGCAGTAGAAAAGGTTCAACACACGATTAAACAGGTGATCAGCGACGCGGTTCAAAAAGCGGAATTGAGCGCAGAACCGGTAGCGGTTCAATTGGAATCACCGAAAGACAAAGCGAACGGGGATTATGCGACAAATATTGCGATGCAATTGACGAAGCTGGCGAAAAAGCCGCCGCGTGCGATTGCTGAAGCGATCGTTTCCAACTTAGACAAAGAAGCAGCAAATATTGAGAATGTGGAAATCGCTGGACCTGGCTTTATCAACATCACCATCAAAAAAGATTATTTGCAGGAAGTCGTAAAAACGGTTCTTGAGCAGCAGGCTGAGTATGGCCGTACGAATTCCGGCGGTGGTGAGCGCATTCAAGTGGAGTTTGTTTCCGCCAACCCGACCGGCGATCTTCACTTGGGGCATGCCCGCGGATCGTCTGTCGGCGATTCGTTGTGCAATGTGCTGGACCTTGCAGGTTATGACGTATCCCGCGAATACTATATCAACGATGCCGGCAATCAAATCAATAACTTGGCGCTGTCGATTGAAGCGCGTTATTTCGAAGAGCTTGGCCATCCGGACAGCATGCCGGAAGACGGCTACCGCGGCCAGGACATCAAAGACATTGCTAAGGATCTCGTAGCGGAACATGGCGACAAGTTTGTCCACATGACGCATGAAGAGCGTTATGAAGCGTTCCGCAAACATGGTTTAAAAGTGGAATTGGCAAAACTGCAAAAAGACTTAGCGGATTTCCGTGTTGAATTTGATGAGTGGTTCTCAGAAACTTCATTATATGAAAAAGGCGAAATCGAAATTGCGTTGAACAAATTGCGTGCCAATGGCCATATTTACGAAGAAGACGGTGCAACTTGGTTCCGTTCGACGACGTTCGGCGACGACAAAGACCGCGTATTGATCAAAAATGATGGCACATTCACGTATTTATTGCCGGATATCGCTTACCACGAAGACAAGCTGTCACGCGGTTTTGATAAGCTGATCAACATTTGGGGCGCTGACCACCACGGCTATATCCCGCGCATGAAAGCGGCAATCGAAGCGCTTGGCTACGACCGTGACACTTTGGAAGTCAGCATCATTCAAATGGTGCAATTGTATAAAGACGGCGAAAAAATGAAGATGAGCAAACGCACAGGGAAAGCTGTAACAATGCGTGAACTAGTGGAACTCGTCGGCCTTGACGCCGTCCGTTATTTCTTCGCGATGCGTTCAGGCGATTCGCATATGGATTTCGATTTAGACTTAGCAGTATCCCAGTCAAACGAAAATCCGGTTTACTATTCGCAATACGCTCACGCGCGCATTTGCTCTATCTTGCGCCAAGCGGAAAGCCAAGGCTTCACTGCTTCGACCGGCAACTTGAACTTGCTGACGTCTGAAAAAGAAATTGACGTCTTGAAGAAAATCGGTGATTTCCCGCAAGTGATTGCAGATGCGGCGAAATTGCGCGCTCCTCACCGAGTAACAACATACATCCAGGATTTGGCGTCCCATTTCCACAGTTTCTATAACGCCAATAAGGTATTGGATGCGTCGAACGAAGACTTAACTCGTGCCCGCATTGCGCTGATCACTGCGGTTAAAGTTACGCTTGCCAATGCACTGAAAACCGTGGGCGTTGCAGCTCCGGAAAAAATGTAA
- a CDS encoding DUF1934 domain-containing protein, with product MQKSVTIKLTTTIRQPNVDDQVMELRSEGMLTEKNNLRYLQYAEQQEDLEIRTVVKMSKDEAVILRSGGLQMRLPFLLHKEQTGNLTNAQGSFMLTTTAHELSVGETRFKVRYDLAMGASHVGEYEMEIQFTEGK from the coding sequence ATGCAGAAATCCGTAACGATTAAACTCACGACGACAATCCGCCAGCCGAATGTGGACGATCAAGTGATGGAATTGCGGTCGGAAGGCATGTTGACAGAGAAAAACAACTTGCGCTATTTGCAATACGCAGAGCAGCAGGAAGATCTCGAAATCCGGACGGTCGTGAAAATGAGCAAAGACGAAGCGGTTATTTTAAGAAGTGGCGGCTTGCAGATGCGGCTCCCATTTTTATTACATAAAGAGCAAACGGGCAATTTGACGAATGCGCAAGGATCGTTCATGTTGACGACTACTGCACACGAGTTATCAGTCGGAGAAACCCGGTTTAAAGTCCGCTATGATTTGGCGATGGGTGCCAGTCATGTCGGCGAATACGAAATGGAAATACAGTTTACGGAGGGCAAATGA
- a CDS encoding antibiotic biosynthesis monooxygenase family protein yields the protein MELYKWAGHRDQGVAILAANSNARLIYLMNGEESVVLYESEGSAPAQGFEGYEVLDAVGDINDGYFAVFNNIPVTDEGRELFESRFKNRAGKVEQEPGFAAIRVLRPLNSDTYVILTLWKDEESFKDWQQSQAYGQAHAKRGTEEGIDKRPNIFSRPSFVKTYTR from the coding sequence ATGGAATTGTATAAATGGGCAGGCCATCGTGACCAAGGCGTAGCGATTCTCGCGGCCAATTCAAACGCACGGCTGATTTATTTAATGAACGGCGAAGAATCGGTGGTACTTTATGAGTCGGAAGGAAGCGCTCCAGCGCAAGGCTTTGAAGGCTATGAAGTGCTGGATGCTGTAGGGGACATCAATGATGGCTATTTTGCAGTGTTCAATAATATTCCGGTAACCGATGAAGGGCGGGAGCTATTCGAATCACGTTTCAAGAACCGGGCAGGCAAGGTTGAGCAAGAACCCGGTTTCGCAGCAATTCGTGTGTTGCGACCTTTGAATTCGGACACGTATGTCATTCTGACGTTATGGAAAGATGAAGAGTCGTTTAAAGATTGGCAGCAGTCGCAGGCATATGGCCAGGCGCATGCTAAACGCGGTACTGAAGAAGGCATCGACAAGCGGCCGAATATTTTTTCGCGTCCATCTTTCGTAAAAACGTATACTAGGTAA